One Clostridia bacterium genomic window, GGAGCCGATAAACCCGAGTTCTTCTCCGATTGCGGCGAAGATCGAGTCGTTTTCTATCGACGGGATTAGTCCTCGCTGTGTCATTATTCCCGCGCCGTAGCCCTGGCCTGTCAGTTTGCCGGAGCCGATAGCCGTAACGCTTCTTATCGTTTGCCATCCGTAGTTCAAAGGATCGAGCTCGGGGTTAAAGATAACAAGTATGCGCCTTATCTGGTATTCCGACAGCACGAACTTATAGAGCAGGAATCCGATCGGAACTATTGCGACTCCGAGCGCGAGGAAGTATTTCCAGCTGAGTCCGGCGATGAGCAGCATGGCGAGTGCGATAACGAAGTAAACGAGTGCGGATCCCATATCGCCCTGCAGATAAACCAGGAGAACGTAAGTAAGTACATGCGCGGAAAGCAGGAGGATGTTGCTTACGCGGTTTATGTTTTCATCCACTGCAGACAGATGCGTCGCAAATGACAGTATAAAAAGCAGTTTTACGAATTCGGACGGCTGAATACTCATTCCGAAGATTTGTATCCAGCTCTTAGAGCCGTTGATCGTTTTGGCGAAGATAAGCGTCAGTATCAGTATTATTACTCCGACCGCGAATATGAACTTCGGTATCTGACTCCATACGGAATACGCGATAACGGAGAGGACGATCATCAAAACTATGCCTGCCGCCATCGCGACTGTTTGTGTCACTACGTCGCGGCGGCTTCCCGTCACGAGCGTGGCGCTGTTGACCATCATAATGCCCGTTACGGCGCACAGAATTGCACAGACCAGCAGGAACTTGTCTGTTTCCTTCAAATATGTATAAATTGATTTGAATATTTTCGGCATAATCTCACCAAATCCATTTTACCACAAATAATCGCGAAAGAAAAGGTTTATTTTTCTTTTGATTTGTGCTATTATTGTGTTGTTGAATCAAGAAACGACGAAAGCGAGGAAATTCCGTTGAAAACCGATATTGAAATCGCCCTTGAGGCAAAGAAAAAACCGGTTAAAGAGATAGCCGCCGACCTCGGAATAGGGGAGGATATGCTCGAGTATTACGGCAAGTACAAGGCCAAGCTCTCCGAGGAATTGTACGCCGAAACCGCGTCGCGTCCGGACGGCAAGCTGATACTTGTGACCGCCATCAACCCCACGCCCGCGGGCGAGGGTAAAACGACGGTTTCCGTCGGCCTCGGCCAGGCGCTTGCGAAACTCGGCAAGCGCGGGATCACTGCGCTCCGCGAGCCGTCGATGGGTCCGGTTTTCGGCATTAAAGGCGGAGCCGCCGGCGGCGGTTATTCCCAAGTTCTGCCGATGGAGGATATCAACCTTCACTTCACCGGCGATATGCACGCGCTGACCGCGGCAAATAACCTCCTCTGCGCGATGATAGACAATCATATTCATCAGGGCAACGAGCTGGATATCGACCCGGAGCGCGTGCTTATCCTGCGCTGCGTCGATATGAACGACCGCGCCCTTCGCGAAATAACGATAGGCCTCGGCGGCAAGGCGAACGGCCAGCCGCGCCCGGACGGCTTCAACATCACCGTCGCGAGCGAAGTAATGGCTATCCTTTGCCTCGCGTCCGACCTTATGGACCTCAAGCGCCGTCTCGGCGATATAATCGTCGCGTATAACAGAAGCGGCGGACTCGTCCGCGCCCGCGATCTGAAGGCCGACGGCGCAATGACCGTACTGCTCAAGGACGCGCTCAAGCCGAACCTCGTGCAGACGCTTGAAAACACCCCCTGCATAATCCACGGCGGCCCGTTCGCGAATATCGCGCACGGCTGCAACTCCGTCCGCGCGACGAAGCTTGCGCTCAAGCTCGCCGACTACGTTGTGACGGAAGCCGGATTCGGCGCCGACCTCGGAGCCGAAAAGTTCCTCGATATCAAGTGCCGCGCCGCGGGCATACATCCCGACGCCGTCGTGCTCGTCGCAACGGTCAAGGCGCTCAAATACAACGGCGGCGTACCGAAGGACGAGCTGAAGGCCGAGAATACCGAGGCGCTTCGCAAGGGCATAGTGAACCTCGGAAAGCACATAGAGAATATCCAGTCTTACGGACTTCCCGTCGTAGTCGCCATAAACGAGTTCGCGACCGATACGGACGAAGAGAAGCGTATAATCGGCGAATACTGCGCCGCGCACGGAGTGGACTACTCCTTCACCACCGTTTTCGCCAACGGCGGCGAAGGCGGCGTCGACCTCGCGCGGAAGGTGTGCGCCGCGGTCGAGAAGCCGAGCGATTTCCGTTTCTGCTACGACCTCGATCTGCCTCTGAAAGACAAGATCAACGCCATTGCGACGAAGATATACGGCGCGGACGGAGTCGAATACTCCGAAAAAGCGGAGCGGGAGCTCGCGTACATGACCGAGAACGGCTACGGCAAGCTGCCGATCTGCGTTGCGAAAACGCAATACTCGCTTTCCGACGATCCGTCGCTGCTCGGACGTCCCGAGCATTTTCGCATCACCGTCCGCGACGCGAAGGTTTCCGCGGGCGCGGGCTTCGTAGTCGTCTATACCGGCAAGGTCATGACGATGCCCGGTCTCCCGAAGGTTCCGGCGGCGGTCAATATCGACATCACGCCCGACGGCGAGATCAAAGGACTTTTCTGATATGATAAGCAATTCCGTCCTGGAAACCGAACGAATAGCGTCCGAATATGCTGCGGGACTTAAAGCCGGAGACGTGCTCTTTTTCCGCGGCGATCTCGGGGCGGGGAAGACCGCCTTCGTCCGCGGGCTCGCGGCGGGGCTCGGCATCCCGCCGGAAACCGTAAGCAGCCCGACCTTTACTTTTGTAAAGGAGTACGTCGGCGGACGGCTTCCTTTGGCGCATTTCGATATGTACCGCGTCGGTTCGGCGGACGACCTGTATTCGATCGGATTTTTCGACTATCTCGAGACGGACGCGGTCATCGCGGTCGAGTGGTCGGAGAATATAGAAGCGTTCGCTGACGTTCCGCACGTCACCGTGACGATCTCTCGCGGTGAAAGCGAGGATCAGCGGATAATAACGATAGAGGGAGTGCATAATGCGGATTCTTGCGTTTGACAGCTGCGGCAAGACGGCTTCCGTCGCCGTATACGACGATAAGGTAATAGGCGAAGTATATATCGACGCCAAACAGACTCACAGCGCGACGCTGCTGCCTTCGGCGGATTGGCTGCTTTCGTCGCTCGGCATGAAGGTCGCGGATATGGATTATATCGCCGCTGCCGTCGGGCCGGGCTCTTTTACCGGCGTCCGCATAGGTATTGCTGCCGCGAAGGGTATGGCGGCGGGTGCCGGCTTGAAATGCGTCGGCGTTTCGTCGCTTTACGCCGCGGCATACGCCGCAAAGGACTGCGGCGGGCTCGTCTGCGCCGTTATGGACGCGCGCTGCGGGCAGGTTTACAATGCGAATTTCAGGGTTGACAACGGCGTTATTCAGCGCGTTTGCGAGGACAGAGCGCTCGCCATCGACGCGCTGATCGACGAAGTTAAGGGCGAGAAGAACGTCCTGCTCATCGGCGACGGCGCGCTGCTCTGCCGCGACAGATTCGCGGAGCGCGGAGCGGCCTGCCGCATAGCCGGCGAAGGCCGCGTCGGCGTCAGCGCGGGGAACGTCGCGCTCATCGCCGCTGAGAACGTGGCGAATGCGGTTACGCCAGAGGCATTCGCGGTCAACTATATACGGCTTTCACAGGCGGAGCGGGAACGCAACGCCAGACTTCAAAACGAAAAAACGGAGGAGCAATTATGATCATCATCGGCAGTGATCACGGCGGATTTGAACTTAAACAGGCGGTCACGGCGTACTTTGACCGCGAGGGTATCGAGTATTTCGACTACGGCGTCCATGAGAACGTATCCGTGGATTATCCCGATATCGCTTTTCCGATTGCGGAAAAGGTCGCGGCTGGCGAATACGAAAAGGGCATGATCTTCTGCGGCACCGGCATCGGCGTTTCCATCTGCGCCAACAAGGTCGACGGCGTCAGAGCCGCGCTCTGCACCGACCATTTCACCGCGGAATACTGCCGCCTCCATAACGACGCGAATATCCTCTGCATCGGCGGCAGAGTTACCGGCGTCGGCACCGCGCTCGACGTCGTGAAAACCTTCCTTTCGACCGAGTTTGAAGGCGGCAGGCACGAGCGCCGAGTTGCGAAAATAATGGCCTACGGGAAAGATAAATAACCGACTTAATAAAACAGCGGAAAGCGATTGCTTTCCGCTGTTTTTGTGCGTTTTTTCATCTTTCGTCCATCGGGACGTAACCGCGCTCTTCGGCGACGCTCTTGTAGCCGGGGCGGATTATCTTGCCTCCGCCGATAAGCTCTTCGAGGCGGTGCGCCGACCATCCGCTTATCCTCGCTATCGCGAATATCGGGGTGAAAAGCTCCGGCGGCAGTCCGAGCAGACTGTAGACGAAGCCGCTGTAGAAGTCGACGTTCGCGCTGACGCCTTTGTATATCCTGCGCTCGCGGGAAATGACCCTCGGCGCTATGCGCTCAACTTTTGAATAGAGCTCGAAATCGTCTTTCGCGCCTTTTTCTTCGCTTAACTGACGCACGAACGATTTGAATATCTCCGCGCGCGGATCGGAAAGGGAATAGACCGCGTGTCCCATTCCGTAGATGAGGCCGCTCTTGTCGAAGCCGTTTTTATTCAGCAGAGCGGTCAGATATGCGTCGATCGCTTCGTCGTCGCGGAAGTCGGTAACGTGCTCTTTCAGATCGTCCATCATTCTGACGACCTTTATATTCGCTCCGCCGTGGCGCGGCCCCTTCAGCGAGCCGAGCGCGCCGGCGATAACGCTGTACGTGTCGGTGCCGGAGGAGGTTATGACGTGCGTGGTGAACGAGGAGTTGTTGCCGCCGCCGTGTTCGGCGTGGAGTACCAGCGCCATATCGAGCACGCGCGCTTCAAACGGCGTGTAGCTCATATCCGGACGCAGCAGACGCAGGATGTTTTCCGCGGTAGAAAGCTCCGCGTCGGGCTGATGGATAAACAGACTCTCTTTGTCGTGATAATGCTTGTACGCCTGGTATCCGTATACCGACAGAAGCGGGAAGAGCGAAATCAGCTGCACGCACTGCCGCAGCACGTTGGGAACGGAAATATCGTCCGCGGCGCTGTCGTAGGAATATAGCGTGAGCACGCTTCGCGCGAGTGTGTTCATCATATCGTTGCTCGGCGCCTTCATGATCACGTCGCGTACGAATCCGGTAGGCAGCGAGCGGTAGAAGCCGAGAGTGCGCTTGAAGGCGTCAAGCTGCTGTTTCGTCGGCAGGTTTCCGAAAAGGAGCAGATACGTGGTTTCCTCGAATCCGAAACG contains:
- the tsaE gene encoding tRNA (adenosine(37)-N6)-threonylcarbamoyltransferase complex ATPase subunit type 1 TsaE, with translation MISNSVLETERIASEYAAGLKAGDVLFFRGDLGAGKTAFVRGLAAGLGIPPETVSSPTFTFVKEYVGGRLPLAHFDMYRVGSADDLYSIGFFDYLETDAVIAVEWSENIEAFADVPHVTVTISRGESEDQRIITIEGVHNADSCV
- the tsaB gene encoding tRNA (adenosine(37)-N6)-threonylcarbamoyltransferase complex dimerization subunit type 1 TsaB, whose protein sequence is MRILAFDSCGKTASVAVYDDKVIGEVYIDAKQTHSATLLPSADWLLSSLGMKVADMDYIAAAVGPGSFTGVRIGIAAAKGMAAGAGLKCVGVSSLYAAAYAAKDCGGLVCAVMDARCGQVYNANFRVDNGVIQRVCEDRALAIDALIDEVKGEKNVLLIGDGALLCRDRFAERGAACRIAGEGRVGVSAGNVALIAAENVANAVTPEAFAVNYIRLSQAERERNARLQNEKTEEQL
- a CDS encoding rod shape-determining protein RodA, with the translated sequence MPKIFKSIYTYLKETDKFLLVCAILCAVTGIMMVNSATLVTGSRRDVVTQTVAMAAGIVLMIVLSVIAYSVWSQIPKFIFAVGVIILILTLIFAKTINGSKSWIQIFGMSIQPSEFVKLLFILSFATHLSAVDENINRVSNILLLSAHVLTYVLLVYLQGDMGSALVYFVIALAMLLIAGLSWKYFLALGVAIVPIGFLLYKFVLSEYQIRRILVIFNPELDPLNYGWQTIRSVTAIGSGKLTGQGYGAGIMTQRGLIPSIENDSIFAAIGEELGFIGSVIVLLLLTALLLRILKVSTNARDTNGAYICIGVFAMLAFQMMENIGMSLGLLPIIGITLPFFSAGGSSMIAVFGGVGLVMSVYRGKTMFD
- the rpiB gene encoding ribose 5-phosphate isomerase B, which gives rise to MIIIGSDHGGFELKQAVTAYFDREGIEYFDYGVHENVSVDYPDIAFPIAEKVAAGEYEKGMIFCGTGIGVSICANKVDGVRAALCTDHFTAEYCRLHNDANILCIGGRVTGVGTALDVVKTFLSTEFEGGRHERRVAKIMAYGKDK
- a CDS encoding citrate/2-methylcitrate synthase; translated protein: MAIRKNNPYSAITTEIKDLAELSVKSYGILPEYYDTYNVKRGLRDVNGKGVVAGLTEISTITSSKLVDGVDTPCEGKLSYRGIDIKELVSGFYGEGRFGFEETTYLLLFGNLPTKQQLDAFKRTLGFYRSLPTGFVRDVIMKAPSNDMMNTLARSVLTLYSYDSAADDISVPNVLRQCVQLISLFPLLSVYGYQAYKHYHDKESLFIHQPDAELSTAENILRLLRPDMSYTPFEARVLDMALVLHAEHGGGNNSSFTTHVITSSGTDTYSVIAGALGSLKGPRHGGANIKVVRMMDDLKEHVTDFRDDEAIDAYLTALLNKNGFDKSGLIYGMGHAVYSLSDPRAEIFKSFVRQLSEEKGAKDDFELYSKVERIAPRVISRERRIYKGVSANVDFYSGFVYSLLGLPPELFTPIFAIARISGWSAHRLEELIGGGKIIRPGYKSVAEERGYVPMDER
- a CDS encoding formate--tetrahydrofolate ligase, encoding MKTDIEIALEAKKKPVKEIAADLGIGEDMLEYYGKYKAKLSEELYAETASRPDGKLILVTAINPTPAGEGKTTVSVGLGQALAKLGKRGITALREPSMGPVFGIKGGAAGGGYSQVLPMEDINLHFTGDMHALTAANNLLCAMIDNHIHQGNELDIDPERVLILRCVDMNDRALREITIGLGGKANGQPRPDGFNITVASEVMAILCLASDLMDLKRRLGDIIVAYNRSGGLVRARDLKADGAMTVLLKDALKPNLVQTLENTPCIIHGGPFANIAHGCNSVRATKLALKLADYVVTEAGFGADLGAEKFLDIKCRAAGIHPDAVVLVATVKALKYNGGVPKDELKAENTEALRKGIVNLGKHIENIQSYGLPVVVAINEFATDTDEEKRIIGEYCAAHGVDYSFTTVFANGGEGGVDLARKVCAAVEKPSDFRFCYDLDLPLKDKINAIATKIYGADGVEYSEKAERELAYMTENGYGKLPICVAKTQYSLSDDPSLLGRPEHFRITVRDAKVSAGAGFVVVYTGKVMTMPGLPKVPAAVNIDITPDGEIKGLF